One window of Atribacter laminatus genomic DNA carries:
- a CDS encoding carbohydrate ABC transporter permease: MKKKKTPLKEQGKKWFIAPAITWLMLFTLAPLIYTVYLSFHGSRFLQVTRFVGLKNFINVLTDYRFWGAFRVTIIFVLGGLVLSVGLGLLFALLFNRQIRGVQVFRTLSTMPLFTAPVALGYIFMIIFYENGGPINNFLTMVISKQVPWLSNPSWAVFSVLIADTWQWTPFAFLVLLASLQAVPKDLYEAASLDSASSWDIFKHITFPLISPVLGTVIILRIVEAFKVFDLPFALTNGGPGLATRTLTFNVYTNGLRDQNLGTASATAIVLLVIVLLVSVLFFKRYGSNYE, from the coding sequence GTGAAAAAAAAGAAGACACCTCTTAAAGAGCAGGGAAAGAAATGGTTTATTGCCCCCGCCATAACCTGGCTCATGCTGTTTACTTTAGCTCCCCTCATCTATACTGTTTATTTAAGTTTTCACGGATCCCGTTTTTTACAGGTTACCCGTTTTGTTGGATTAAAGAATTTTATTAATGTACTTACTGATTATCGGTTTTGGGGGGCATTTCGGGTCACTATCATCTTTGTTTTAGGTGGTTTGGTGCTTAGCGTGGGATTGGGTCTTTTATTTGCATTATTGTTTAACCGTCAAATAAGAGGGGTTCAAGTATTTAGAACATTGTCAACAATGCCTTTGTTCACTGCACCTGTTGCTTTGGGTTATATTTTTATGATCATATTTTATGAAAATGGAGGCCCAATTAACAATTTTCTTACTATGGTTATTTCAAAACAAGTGCCGTGGTTATCCAATCCTAGTTGGGCGGTATTTTCGGTACTTATTGCCGATACCTGGCAGTGGACACCTTTTGCCTTTTTGGTTTTATTAGCTAGTCTTCAAGCAGTTCCAAAAGACCTTTATGAAGCAGCCAGTCTTGATTCTGCTTCAAGCTGGGATATTTTTAAGCATATCACCTTTCCTCTTATTTCCCCCGTTTTAGGGACCGTTATAATTCTCCGCATTGTCGAAGCCTTTAAAGTATTTGACCTTCCCTTCGCACTGACTAATGGAGGTCCAGGTTTGGCAACCAGAACCTTGACTTTTAACGTTTATACCAATGGGTTGAGAGACCAGAATTTGGGAACTGCCAGTGCTACGGCTATCGTACTCTTGGTAATTGTTTTATTGGTGAGTGTATTGTTCTTTAAACGCTATGGGTCTAACTATGAATAA
- a CDS encoding ABC transporter substrate-binding protein, whose product MRKKGTKILLGVLVLLVVSALITFAFAQDMDQLEKDTADAAFEASDKGQPDPSWQGKKFTVAVLASGPHGAISGPLYFWRPYWEQLTGATYDIAEIPFGELQAKIFTDLATETGNYDVIVGPSFFYGDYIANDWIIPIDKYFDDPRMPKWDRDGIAAPIRKLHQWGGKWYGFNNDHDGMVIYFRKDLFNDPKWQEEFKNEFNYDLPTRPDSWQEILDLAKFFNGKDWNGDGKEDFGISMHLKVGEQGFFNYIALAGGFVVMPAPGDDSAKVTRYYNQFWFDPETMKPLINTPGHVRAMEMLVELCKYGPAAMVGWGLGEAWDLFLRGDCAMVFTFGDIGTSSQDTRISVIKGKLGVVPIPGSSEVYNLETNEWVELDEPNLVANESGASWHGVITKYAEEPDMIAHFLSWQATPEINHWNVAWGWTGVDPGTVYDFLEPVGQAKIEDYTTTGYNEDDVREFLDAYNTMWFGYPHSIPYLRIAGAADYIESLDIHMSEALTGQATPQGALDRTAQDWENITEELGREEQKALYWDAIGYSGE is encoded by the coding sequence GTGAGGAAAAAAGGAACAAAAATTTTATTAGGAGTATTGGTTTTACTCGTTGTTTCAGCCTTAATAACATTTGCTTTTGCTCAGGATATGGATCAATTGGAAAAAGATACTGCCGATGCGGCGTTTGAAGCATCTGATAAGGGACAGCCTGATCCCTCCTGGCAAGGAAAGAAATTCACAGTTGCAGTTTTAGCATCAGGCCCCCACGGAGCTATTTCTGGTCCTCTCTACTTTTGGCGTCCTTACTGGGAACAATTAACCGGTGCGACCTATGATATCGCCGAAATTCCTTTTGGTGAATTACAAGCAAAAATCTTTACTGATTTAGCAACAGAAACTGGGAATTATGATGTTATAGTTGGCCCGAGCTTTTTCTATGGTGATTATATTGCCAATGATTGGATTATACCCATAGATAAATATTTTGATGACCCCAGAATGCCCAAGTGGGATCGGGATGGAATTGCCGCACCGATTCGTAAACTTCATCAATGGGGCGGAAAATGGTATGGATTTAATAACGACCACGATGGAATGGTCATTTATTTCAGGAAAGATCTCTTCAATGATCCAAAGTGGCAAGAAGAATTTAAAAATGAATTTAATTATGATTTACCCACCCGCCCGGATAGTTGGCAGGAAATTCTTGACTTGGCAAAGTTCTTCAACGGGAAAGATTGGAATGGGGATGGAAAGGAAGACTTTGGAATCAGCATGCATCTCAAAGTTGGCGAGCAGGGTTTCTTTAACTATATTGCCTTAGCAGGTGGTTTTGTTGTCATGCCGGCACCAGGTGACGATTCAGCTAAGGTAACTCGTTATTACAATCAATTCTGGTTTGACCCTGAAACTATGAAACCTCTCATTAATACCCCTGGACATGTAAGAGCTATGGAAATGTTGGTTGAACTCTGCAAGTATGGTCCAGCTGCCATGGTTGGTTGGGGATTAGGAGAAGCCTGGGATTTATTCCTTAGAGGCGATTGCGCGATGGTCTTTACCTTTGGTGATATTGGAACATCCTCTCAGGATACTAGGATTTCAGTCATCAAGGGAAAACTTGGTGTAGTTCCTATTCCCGGTAGCAGCGAAGTTTATAATCTCGAGACCAATGAATGGGTGGAACTGGATGAACCGAATTTGGTTGCGAATGAATCAGGTGCTTCTTGGCATGGAGTTATCACTAAATATGCAGAAGAACCGGATATGATCGCTCATTTCTTATCCTGGCAAGCAACACCAGAGATTAACCACTGGAACGTTGCTTGGGGTTGGACTGGAGTCGATCCCGGAACAGTCTATGACTTCTTAGAACCTGTTGGTCAAGCCAAAATCGAAGACTACACTACTACTGGTTATAATGAAGATGACGTTCGAGAATTTCTGGATGCATACAATACCATGTGGTTTGGATACCCACATAGCATTCCTTATTTGAGAATTGCCGGAGCGGCCGATTACATCGAAAGTTTGGATATTCATATGTCTGAAGCTTTAACCGGTCAGGCGACACCTCAAGGAGCTCTTGATCGTACCGCCCAAGATTGGGAAAATATTACCGAAGAATTAGGCAGAGAAGAACAGAAAGCCTTATATTGGGATGCAATAGGTTATTCTGGAGAATAA
- a CDS encoding L-lactate MFS transporter, giving the protein MIYLSKAWKTVWAGFGVNLSLGVLYSWGVISAALIDDYQWTATQTQIPYMVASVVFALSMIPGGRLQDSVGPRIALLIASILAGLGFILSSTTVTVIGLTIFFGIIFGLAMGFGYSAPTPAAVKWFHVINRGFISGIVVSGFGLAPFYIAPLTRFLIHQTGLPTTFLTLGILFFLTIFFLSFIIQNPPSGYLPIQLKSKKPQKNYPREIDFTFPTMLKTSQFYLLWVLFFFGTFSGLLIIGQMAKIGQEQAGIENGAILVMVYAVFNFLGRISWGSISDVIGEKKALLLIFLIQVIIYLIFHTMTAPHTLLIGKGLVGFTFGGMLTIFPVITSQLFGLKNLGVNYGFIMTAWGVGGFLGPLLGGAVRDITGTYQTSYTVSALFCLAGSILTFFINKPEARRSN; this is encoded by the coding sequence ATGATTTATTTGAGCAAAGCCTGGAAAACTGTCTGGGCTGGCTTTGGAGTTAATTTGTCCTTAGGTGTTCTTTATTCTTGGGGAGTTATTTCAGCCGCTTTAATCGACGACTATCAGTGGACAGCAACTCAAACTCAAATCCCTTATATGGTAGCCTCGGTTGTTTTTGCACTTTCGATGATTCCAGGGGGAAGATTACAAGATTCAGTCGGTCCTCGGATAGCATTGCTCATTGCATCTATTCTTGCTGGACTCGGTTTTATCCTATCATCAACAACTGTTACTGTTATTGGTTTAACAATCTTTTTTGGAATAATCTTTGGACTTGCTATGGGATTTGGATATTCAGCACCGACTCCCGCAGCAGTAAAGTGGTTTCACGTTATTAATCGTGGTTTTATTTCTGGAATCGTAGTCAGTGGATTTGGTTTAGCCCCTTTCTATATTGCTCCACTTACTCGATTTCTAATTCATCAAACTGGTTTACCTACAACCTTTTTAACCCTAGGTATCCTCTTTTTCCTTACAATATTTTTCTTGTCTTTTATTATTCAAAATCCACCTTCAGGATATCTTCCGATACAGCTTAAATCAAAAAAGCCTCAGAAAAACTATCCCAGGGAAATTGATTTTACTTTCCCAACAATGCTAAAAACATCACAGTTCTATCTTCTATGGGTTTTATTTTTCTTTGGAACCTTTTCTGGATTGCTCATAATCGGACAAATGGCAAAAATTGGTCAAGAACAAGCAGGAATCGAAAATGGAGCTATTTTAGTTATGGTTTATGCGGTATTTAATTTTCTTGGACGCATATCTTGGGGATCAATCTCTGACGTTATAGGAGAAAAAAAAGCTTTGTTACTCATTTTTTTAATTCAAGTTATAATTTATTTAATATTTCATACCATGACTGCACCGCATACTCTCCTCATCGGGAAAGGCCTGGTTGGATTTACCTTTGGCGGAATGCTCACCATATTTCCAGTAATTACTTCCCAGCTTTTTGGCTTAAAAAATTTAGGGGTAAATTATGGATTTATCATGACTGCCTGGGGAGTAGGAGGATTTCTTGGACCTTTATTGGGTGGAGCGGTTCGAGATATAACTGGAACTTATCAAACCAGTTATACAGTTTCTGCTTTATTTTGCTTAGCTGGTTCAATATTAACTTTTTTTATCAACAAACCAGAAGCGAGACGATCCAATTAA
- a CDS encoding phosphomannomutase/phosphoglucomutase, whose product MSIYKDCDIRGIYPDEINEEIAYLIGRAAGSMVPTGSCFAVGGDVRISTPSLKKSLIRGLVDSGIRVTDIGIVPTPLLYFAIDYLHFRGGIMVTASHNPAAYNGFKILLDEMPITPQDIKEVKKRVGGKIFRSQNGQVDQIKNYQDEYLWFLKNFLNQPKRKLTIAVDCGNGSYAGIAPGFLTSLGYRVIPLYCEPDGTFPNRSPNPSQPENLSDLCQIILQHQADVGIAFDGDGDRVIFADERGQVILPEHGMIFFIRHLFSHNSPGQKFVYDIKSSRIVADEVQRLGGIPLVERSGHTYIKTRLIREDAIMAGEISGHYFFREIHRDDGLFAAMVFLGYLSSQNLPLSKIIETYPSPHVTPDIRIQTRSHPNLMSILEKSHSKEKNVTTIDGIRIDWLEGWGLVRKSVTEPMFTLRFEANQKENLFEIVHRFLYALPDVEQEVLSRLKNNNEKKSNGNDE is encoded by the coding sequence ATGAGCATTTACAAAGATTGTGATATACGAGGCATTTATCCTGATGAAATAAACGAAGAAATTGCTTATTTAATTGGAAGAGCTGCGGGTTCAATGGTCCCCACCGGAAGTTGTTTTGCGGTTGGCGGAGATGTAAGAATCAGTACTCCCTCCTTAAAAAAAAGCTTAATACGCGGTTTAGTAGATAGTGGAATCCGGGTGACTGATATAGGAATCGTTCCCACCCCTCTCCTTTATTTTGCTATCGATTACCTCCACTTTCGAGGAGGTATTATGGTAACCGCTTCTCACAATCCAGCCGCCTATAATGGTTTTAAAATCCTTTTAGATGAAATGCCAATAACGCCACAAGATATAAAGGAGGTAAAAAAAAGGGTTGGGGGAAAAATCTTCCGATCTCAAAATGGACAAGTTGACCAAATCAAGAATTACCAAGATGAATACCTCTGGTTTTTAAAAAATTTTTTGAACCAGCCTAAAAGAAAATTAACTATCGCGGTTGATTGTGGAAATGGAAGCTATGCTGGTATTGCCCCTGGTTTTTTAACCTCGCTGGGATACCGTGTTATTCCTCTTTATTGCGAACCAGACGGCACTTTTCCCAACCGCTCACCAAATCCTTCGCAACCCGAAAATTTAAGTGATCTCTGCCAAATAATTCTTCAACATCAGGCTGATGTTGGGATTGCATTTGATGGAGATGGTGATCGAGTGATCTTTGCCGATGAAAGAGGTCAAGTCATTCTCCCTGAACATGGAATGATTTTTTTCATTCGCCATCTCTTTTCCCATAATTCTCCTGGTCAAAAATTTGTTTATGATATAAAGAGCTCTCGAATTGTTGCTGATGAGGTTCAGCGTTTAGGTGGCATTCCCTTGGTCGAAAGGTCCGGACATACCTACATAAAAACCCGTCTGATCCGAGAAGATGCAATTATGGCTGGCGAAATTAGTGGACATTACTTTTTTCGCGAAATTCACCGTGATGATGGGCTTTTTGCTGCTATGGTTTTTCTTGGTTATCTTTCATCACAAAATTTACCACTTTCTAAAATCATCGAAACCTATCCTTCTCCACACGTTACTCCTGATATTCGCATACAAACCCGTTCCCATCCCAATTTAATGAGTATACTCGAAAAATCTCATTCCAAGGAAAAAAATGTTACTACGATTGATGGTATTCGGATAGATTGGTTAGAAGGATGGGGATTGGTTAGAAAATCAGTAACCGAACCGATGTTTACTCTTCGTTTTGAAGCCAATCAAAAGGAAAATCTTTTCGAGATCGTTCACCGATTTCTTTATGCTCTCCCCGATGTTGAACAAGAAGTCTTATCTCGTTTAAAAAACAACAATGAAAAGAAATCCAATGGCAACGATGAATAA
- a CDS encoding NAD-dependent epimerase/dehydratase family protein, with protein sequence MKAKKVLVIGGTGHIGSYLVPLLVSRNYEVTVFSRGSTRPYPGSIIWRNIDQIKIDREREEKNGNWQERIKDLEPEIIVDLICFDPNSAEIMAETIDQVDVHLLTCGTTWIYGKTCIIPTPETAPRNPQNDYAQKKVDIEKILLSYTRDGNIQATLIHPTHITGPGKPFITPFGDNNLKTLQDMMNGKEVYLLDGGFSTLQHVHPADIAFLFLRCIEEKDYTIGECFNCGGTHAMTFYGLGHYLAQLMDVEFHYRNISIEEYAENFGYPTMAADHVRQGCCVSMSKSMEMLNFSPRYSPEDAVREALNDLILQKKLSWGKTNEHLQRL encoded by the coding sequence ATGAAGGCTAAAAAAGTCCTGGTTATTGGTGGGACTGGACATATTGGAAGTTACTTGGTCCCGCTCCTGGTCAGTAGAAACTATGAGGTTACGGTATTTTCTCGAGGTTCAACTAGACCCTATCCGGGATCAATAATTTGGAGAAATATAGATCAGATAAAAATTGATCGAGAACGAGAAGAAAAAAATGGGAACTGGCAAGAACGAATCAAGGACCTTGAACCTGAAATAATTGTCGATCTCATTTGTTTTGATCCAAATAGTGCAGAAATAATGGCGGAAACCATTGACCAAGTAGACGTCCATCTTCTAACCTGTGGCACTACTTGGATATACGGAAAAACTTGTATAATACCAACCCCTGAAACAGCACCTCGTAATCCTCAAAATGACTATGCACAAAAAAAGGTGGATATCGAGAAAATTCTTCTTTCTTATACCCGCGATGGTAATATCCAGGCAACTCTTATTCATCCAACTCATATTACCGGACCAGGCAAGCCCTTCATTACTCCCTTTGGGGATAATAATCTTAAAACCTTACAAGATATGATGAATGGAAAGGAAGTTTATCTCCTTGATGGAGGCTTCAGCACTTTGCAGCATGTTCATCCTGCTGATATTGCTTTTCTCTTTTTAAGATGTATCGAAGAAAAGGATTATACCATTGGCGAATGTTTTAATTGTGGAGGAACCCACGCCATGACTTTTTATGGATTAGGCCATTATCTTGCCCAGCTCATGGATGTTGAATTCCATTACAGAAACATTTCCATAGAAGAATACGCTGAAAACTTTGGTTATCCAACCATGGCTGCCGATCACGTTCGTCAGGGATGTTGCGTCTCAATGAGTAAATCAATGGAAATGCTCAATTTTTCACCCCGCTATAGCCCTGAAGATGCAGTTCGAGAAGCCTTAAATGATTTAATTCTTCAAAAAAAATTATCCTGGGGTAAAACCAATGAGCATTTACAAAGATTGTGA
- a CDS encoding carbohydrate ABC transporter permease: MRKRRGKIIVNIILWIIVAIVAVWMLFPFYWAVITSIKKPADVFRLSFIPGVQFDPTLDNWKSEFQLRGKEITRAMGNSLAIGIGAAFIALGVGTLAGYGLARFRYRGWSNKSISMWILSQRFLPPAATVIPFFLIFKNLGLIDNVVALILVNATFTIPFAVLILRDAFKELPEEIEESALVDGCSRFQAFFRMALPLAAPALVSAGIICFSFAWNEFLFAFIMTYAKASPMTVIIAGTQDTQGIQFWYVATRMLLAIVPPAVLALTVQKYIVRGLTFGAVKG, encoded by the coding sequence ATGAGAAAACGTAGAGGCAAAATCATAGTAAACATAATTCTTTGGATTATTGTGGCCATTGTCGCTGTTTGGATGCTTTTCCCTTTTTATTGGGCAGTGATAACTTCAATAAAAAAGCCCGCTGATGTATTTCGGTTATCTTTCATCCCGGGTGTTCAATTCGATCCCACTTTAGACAACTGGAAGTCGGAGTTCCAATTGCGAGGTAAAGAAATTACTCGTGCTATGGGGAATTCACTGGCAATCGGCATTGGTGCTGCTTTTATTGCTTTGGGGGTTGGTACCTTAGCCGGATATGGATTAGCCCGTTTCCGTTATCGTGGCTGGTCGAATAAAAGCATTTCAATGTGGATATTATCACAGCGTTTTCTTCCTCCAGCTGCAACTGTTATTCCCTTCTTCTTGATTTTTAAAAATTTAGGTTTGATAGATAATGTAGTTGCTTTGATTCTTGTAAATGCAACCTTCACTATTCCTTTTGCCGTTCTTATCTTACGTGATGCTTTTAAAGAACTCCCAGAAGAAATTGAAGAATCAGCTTTGGTTGATGGTTGTTCTCGGTTTCAAGCCTTTTTTCGAATGGCATTACCATTGGCCGCACCTGCTTTGGTATCAGCTGGTATAATTTGTTTTTCTTTTGCTTGGAACGAGTTTTTATTCGCTTTCATAATGACTTATGCAAAGGCTTCCCCGATGACGGTTATTATCGCTGGCACTCAAGATACTCAAGGGATTCAGTTTTGGTATGTAGCTACTCGAATGCTGTTAGCAATTGTTCCTCCAGCAGTTCTTGCTTTGACAGTTCAGAAATATATTGTTAGAGGTTTGACCTTTGGTGCAGTTAAAGGTTAA
- a CDS encoding cation diffusion facilitator family transporter — translation MTERTRYFTIRNVLLGILLLNWGVALTKLLYGRFIGSASMVADGFHSLSDGASNIIGLIAISISVRPADVNHPYGHKKFESFASIAIALLLFIVSIDILRGAIDRLSKPVIPEVAPTSFIVMAIVLFVNIVVVSFETRIGRRLHSDILTSDALHTLSDIFVSISVVVTLIAVRLGVTWLDVVAAMVIAGLILKSGIEILLRSSDVLCDRVIVDPAVITDIVLSISEVKGCHKIRTRGRKDDIHIDLHLLVADHMDVQNAHEIANQVEDALKKNIPGVTDVVVHIEPVTEV, via the coding sequence ATGACTGAACGAACCCGTTATTTTACAATTCGAAATGTATTGCTGGGAATTTTACTCCTGAATTGGGGAGTAGCCTTGACGAAGTTATTATACGGGAGGTTTATTGGTTCAGCGAGTATGGTTGCCGATGGATTTCATTCTCTTTCCGATGGAGCTTCGAATATTATTGGATTGATAGCGATTTCTATCTCAGTTCGACCTGCCGATGTTAACCATCCTTATGGGCATAAAAAGTTTGAGAGCTTTGCTTCAATTGCCATTGCCCTGCTCCTTTTTATTGTGAGTATCGATATTTTACGAGGAGCAATTGACCGTTTAAGTAAACCGGTTATTCCAGAAGTAGCTCCTACAAGCTTTATTGTTATGGCAATTGTTTTATTTGTTAATATAGTCGTGGTGAGTTTTGAAACTCGAATAGGTCGGCGTCTTCATAGCGATATTCTTACCAGTGATGCCCTTCATACTCTGAGCGACATTTTTGTTTCTATTTCGGTTGTTGTCACATTGATTGCAGTTCGATTGGGAGTAACCTGGTTAGATGTGGTCGCGGCTATGGTTATTGCTGGTTTAATTTTAAAGTCTGGGATTGAGATTCTTTTAAGAAGCTCTGATGTTTTATGCGACCGTGTCATTGTTGATCCTGCAGTAATTACCGATATTGTTCTTTCTATTTCTGAGGTCAAAGGTTGCCATAAAATAAGAACTCGAGGCCGAAAAGATGATATCCATATCGATCTTCATCTATTGGTTGCTGACCATATGGATGTTCAAAATGCCCATGAAATTGCGAATCAAGTCGAAGATGCTTTAAAAAAGAATATACCCGGGGTTACGGATGTTGTAGTTCACATAGAACCGGTTACCGAAGTTTAA
- the lepB gene encoding signal peptidase I has translation MKKEKSPSKVDNNTHPPKETKKKSPLREAIETIVWSLVIALLIIHFVVQSFYIPSSSMEPTLVPGERVLVAKFYYRVTDPQRGDIIVFRYPIDDRKNLIKRVIGLPGEKIKISNGMIYVNGEPLQGDKYGRTYYDYGFYGEGEKTVPEDSYFVLGDNSINSDDSRFWGYVPRKNVLGRAFLIYWPLTHITILK, from the coding sequence ATGAAAAAAGAAAAATCTCCTTCAAAGGTTGATAATAACACTCATCCACCAAAAGAAACAAAAAAGAAAAGTCCCCTACGGGAAGCCATCGAAACCATTGTTTGGTCTTTGGTAATTGCTTTATTAATCATTCATTTCGTTGTTCAAAGTTTTTATATTCCTTCAAGCTCAATGGAGCCCACCTTAGTCCCAGGAGAACGGGTACTGGTAGCTAAGTTTTACTACCGAGTCACTGACCCACAGAGGGGAGACATTATTGTTTTTCGATATCCAATAGATGACCGAAAAAATTTAATAAAAAGAGTCATTGGACTTCCCGGTGAAAAGATCAAAATTTCGAATGGGATGATCTACGTAAATGGTGAACCTCTTCAGGGAGATAAGTATGGTCGTACTTATTATGACTATGGATTTTATGGAGAAGGAGAAAAAACCGTTCCAGAAGACTCTTACTTCGTTCTCGGTGATAACAGCATAAATAGCGATGATAGTCGTTTTTGGGGGTACGTCCCTCGAAAGAATGTCTTGGGGCGGGCATTTCTCATCTACTGGCCTCTGACTCATATTACTATATTGAAGTAA
- a CDS encoding LexA family protein encodes MAFKDWLQEKMKEKNWNQVQLAHASGVSQAAICRWLKGEREPDITTLQKIGKTLKIPDWELLLITGIVNRDVFSLDDDDIAIPILSSKIPCGIAENDFDAYTVGYEVFKKSLIQMKTGNSYQDKIRLFIVRAKGDSMTGKGITENDLVIFSPDLQTISGDIAIIELEDLGLCIKEVIFQDQAVILKSANPKYDPIILIDKPARIVGKVIMHVGYH; translated from the coding sequence ATGGCATTCAAAGATTGGCTTCAAGAAAAAATGAAAGAAAAAAATTGGAATCAAGTCCAACTGGCTCACGCTTCCGGCGTTTCCCAAGCAGCCATTTGTCGATGGCTCAAAGGCGAAAGAGAACCAGATATCACTACTTTGCAAAAAATCGGGAAAACACTGAAAATTCCTGATTGGGAGTTACTCCTTATTACAGGCATTGTCAATCGTGACGTTTTTTCTTTAGATGATGATGATATTGCTATCCCTATCCTTTCCTCAAAAATTCCTTGTGGAATTGCCGAAAACGATTTTGATGCCTATACTGTTGGCTATGAGGTCTTTAAAAAATCACTTATCCAAATGAAAACCGGAAATTCATACCAGGATAAGATTCGTTTATTCATTGTCCGCGCCAAAGGAGATTCAATGACCGGCAAAGGAATTACCGAAAACGATTTGGTGATTTTCTCTCCCGACCTTCAAACTATTTCTGGAGATATTGCTATCATTGAGCTTGAAGACCTCGGTTTATGTATCAAAGAAGTTATTTTTCAAGATCAGGCAGTCATCCTGAAGTCCGCAAACCCCAAATATGACCCCATAATCCTGATTGATAAACCTGCACGCATCGTTGGAAAAGTTATTATGCATGTTGGTTATCATTGA
- a CDS encoding class II fructose-bisphosphate aldolase: protein MENWKKVMEKATLKKVMEAASNQHLVIPAFNIPYLPMMEAVIEALKEIECFALIEVARPDITRFEARSFAAIKKEFDRCKDTSVARLHQDHVPVIDEEGKEVDWKLLVTEAVDLGYDSVMIDGSRLSLEENISISKEVVGIAHPSGVLVEAELGAVMGHESGPMPPYDEIFASGKGFTSPEDAAYMVQSTGIDWLSVAIGNIHGAITGVAKDQKKVQARLNIEHLKKLVQKTGIPLVLHGGSGVQKEYVLQAIQNGITKINVGTEIRQTYEKAMKESGNNVNVAQKALKEKTKEIMNQYYEMTQTARKIGEALF from the coding sequence ATGGAAAATTGGAAAAAAGTAATGGAAAAAGCTACTCTTAAAAAAGTAATGGAAGCAGCGAGTAATCAGCATCTTGTTATACCGGCTTTTAATATTCCCTATCTTCCCATGATGGAAGCGGTTATTGAAGCTTTAAAAGAAATTGAGTGCTTTGCACTCATTGAGGTAGCCCGACCTGACATCACTCGCTTTGAAGCACGCAGTTTTGCGGCAATAAAAAAGGAATTTGATCGGTGTAAAGATACGTCGGTCGCTCGACTTCATCAAGATCATGTTCCAGTTATTGACGAAGAAGGAAAAGAAGTCGATTGGAAGCTCTTGGTAACCGAAGCAGTCGACCTTGGTTATGATTCGGTGATGATTGATGGATCACGACTGTCTTTGGAAGAAAATATATCAATTTCCAAAGAAGTTGTTGGTATTGCTCATCCTTCAGGAGTGCTAGTCGAAGCTGAGTTGGGAGCAGTTATGGGTCATGAAAGTGGGCCGATGCCTCCCTATGATGAAATATTTGCTTCGGGAAAAGGATTTACTTCACCGGAAGATGCCGCCTATATGGTTCAAAGTACTGGTATTGATTGGTTATCTGTTGCTATTGGGAATATCCATGGAGCGATTACCGGTGTGGCGAAAGACCAAAAAAAGGTTCAAGCCCGATTAAATATTGAACATTTAAAGAAACTGGTTCAGAAAACTGGAATCCCGTTGGTTCTTCATGGTGGATCAGGAGTCCAAAAAGAATATGTTTTACAAGCTATTCAAAACGGAATAACCAAGATTAACGTTGGTACCGAGATTCGTCAAACTTATGAGAAAGCTATGAAAGAAAGTGGTAATAATGTTAATGTTGCACAAAAAGCCTTAAAAGAAAAAACCAAAGAAATCATGAATCAATATTATGAAATGACGCAAACAGCTCGCAAAATTGGAGAAGCTTTATTCTAA